Proteins encoded together in one Chitinophaga varians window:
- a CDS encoding glycosyl hydrolase → MQKRICHFLCCTLIIAALFTSSHTQAQQRLQGFETVAAGFKNPGRDYGTVPFWVWNTKITKRNIDSMLHDYRKNDFGGVIIHARPGLITEYLSEDWFDLFAYSVQLGKKLGLNIWIYDENSYPTGFAGGLVGEQMPEAYNQGQMLYMEEANRLPVDVSPYFLCLKEENGAYNNITDHLQEESGKTGQYRLFKKVNYQRSNRGSVAGPIGVSYVDLMAKGVTDKFIDVTYKSYEKVVGKEFGKTIKGVFSDEPTIINEGRNCVRWTPDLFDRFYNNWGYDLRLHLPSLFKETGDWKRVRHNYYEMLLQLFVDRWSKPVASYMQQHQLVWTGHYWEHGWPSPYHGPDNMAMYAWHQMPGIDMLFNQFNEDKPVQFGNIRAVRELGSVANQLGKTRTLSETYGGGGWELTFKDMKRLADWQFVLGVNFMNQHLSFMTLTGARKYDYPPSFSYHEPWWPYYRFMNHYFTRLSYLLSQGQQYNDILIIEPTTSAWMYYARDGENKRFFDITKSFNDFVTMMQRAHLEYDLGSENIIKDNGQVKGDRFIIGERAYKMVVIPPGMENINGATFRLLKAYVAAGGKVVCFEPLRLVDGAVNQELATLFPSDKIIAVNTAPFQPGHFRISATRGDSIGGNLYHQRRRLADGELLLLTNASMTSASSGTISTQGNDVLEMNMHSGNISRYPYARNNNAVQFDVTVPPAGSLMLFISDKKLPGYQSTPQASEWATVNASATSVSRPADNTLTIDFCDLYLHRPDTSYKHLHVGQASNTAFKHHGFTDGVGNPWNNRTQFKDAIVKRDTFSTGTGYTAVYHFQLKDGVDFRNFKAVVEQPGLWQEVKINGTVIKNDPGKWWLDRSFGVYRIGSYLKAGDNELAVTVAPMSVYAEIEPVYILGDFHLEAAAQGWRIVPPQPLQTGYWTKQGLPLYSQGIAYTKTFDVTDSGRTYAVVLGKWQGTVATVKVNDVFAGIITAEPNRLDIGKLIRKGNNKVEVTVIGSLKNLLGPFYNKPVPGLVDPGKWYNIKTQPPGNEYDLYDYGLAEDYEIQVVR, encoded by the coding sequence ATGCAAAAGCGTATCTGCCATTTCTTATGCTGTACATTGATCATTGCCGCTTTATTCACCTCTTCGCATACTCAGGCGCAGCAAAGGTTACAAGGGTTTGAAACAGTGGCCGCAGGATTCAAAAATCCTGGCCGTGACTATGGAACAGTACCTTTCTGGGTATGGAACACTAAAATCACCAAGCGCAATATCGATTCCATGTTGCATGACTACCGGAAAAATGATTTCGGCGGCGTGATCATCCACGCCCGCCCGGGATTAATTACCGAATACCTGTCGGAAGACTGGTTCGATTTATTTGCCTATTCCGTGCAGCTGGGGAAAAAACTGGGACTGAACATCTGGATATACGACGAAAACTCCTATCCTACCGGTTTTGCCGGCGGACTGGTGGGCGAACAAATGCCCGAGGCCTACAACCAGGGACAGATGTTGTATATGGAGGAAGCCAATCGTTTACCCGTTGACGTATCTCCTTACTTTTTATGCCTTAAGGAAGAAAACGGCGCATACAACAATATCACGGACCATCTGCAGGAAGAATCCGGAAAGACCGGCCAATACCGGTTATTCAAAAAAGTAAACTATCAGCGGTCCAACCGCGGATCAGTAGCCGGCCCTATCGGTGTGTCCTACGTAGACCTCATGGCCAAAGGGGTTACAGACAAGTTCATCGATGTGACCTACAAAAGTTATGAGAAAGTGGTAGGAAAAGAATTCGGTAAAACCATCAAAGGCGTGTTTTCCGATGAACCTACTATTATCAACGAAGGACGCAACTGCGTACGCTGGACACCTGACCTGTTCGACCGGTTTTATAACAACTGGGGATATGATCTCCGGCTTCACCTGCCTTCCCTGTTTAAAGAAACCGGCGACTGGAAACGGGTACGTCATAACTACTATGAGATGCTGTTGCAACTGTTTGTTGACCGTTGGTCTAAACCAGTGGCCAGTTACATGCAGCAACATCAGCTCGTGTGGACAGGCCACTATTGGGAACATGGCTGGCCCAGTCCCTACCACGGTCCGGACAACATGGCCATGTATGCCTGGCACCAGATGCCGGGCATTGACATGCTGTTCAATCAATTCAACGAAGACAAGCCCGTACAGTTTGGAAATATCCGCGCGGTGCGGGAACTGGGCAGTGTAGCCAATCAGCTCGGGAAAACGCGTACCTTGTCTGAGACCTACGGCGGTGGTGGCTGGGAGCTCACCTTTAAAGACATGAAACGGCTGGCCGACTGGCAGTTTGTACTGGGTGTTAACTTCATGAACCAGCATTTGTCTTTTATGACGCTGACGGGCGCACGTAAATACGACTATCCGCCCAGCTTCTCCTACCATGAGCCATGGTGGCCGTATTACCGCTTTATGAACCATTATTTCACGCGGTTGTCTTATCTGTTGTCCCAGGGACAGCAGTACAATGATATCCTCATCATAGAGCCTACTACCTCCGCCTGGATGTACTATGCCAGAGACGGTGAAAACAAACGTTTCTTCGACATCACCAAAAGCTTCAATGACTTTGTGACCATGATGCAGCGGGCGCACCTGGAATATGATCTCGGCTCAGAAAACATTATCAAAGACAATGGCCAGGTGAAAGGCGATCGTTTTATCATCGGAGAAAGGGCTTATAAAATGGTGGTGATACCGCCCGGCATGGAAAACATCAACGGCGCCACTTTCCGGTTGTTAAAGGCCTATGTGGCAGCAGGTGGGAAAGTAGTGTGCTTTGAACCATTACGGTTGGTAGACGGCGCCGTGAACCAGGAATTAGCCACGCTCTTCCCGTCGGATAAAATAATCGCTGTGAACACAGCGCCCTTTCAACCCGGACATTTTCGTATATCCGCCACCCGTGGCGACAGCATTGGCGGCAACCTTTATCACCAGCGCCGCCGGCTGGCCGACGGCGAGTTACTGTTGCTGACCAATGCCAGCATGACCAGCGCTTCTTCCGGCACCATCAGTACGCAGGGCAATGACGTACTGGAGATGAACATGCATTCCGGGAATATCTCCCGTTACCCTTATGCCCGTAACAACAATGCTGTACAGTTTGATGTTACCGTTCCTCCCGCCGGTAGCCTGATGTTATTTATCTCGGATAAAAAACTGCCGGGGTACCAGTCGACGCCACAGGCCAGCGAATGGGCCACTGTCAATGCCTCCGCCACCAGCGTGTCCAGGCCGGCAGACAACACGCTGACCATTGATTTCTGCGATCTCTATTTACACCGGCCGGATACCAGTTACAAACACCTGCATGTTGGCCAGGCTTCCAATACCGCATTCAAACACCATGGCTTTACAGACGGCGTAGGTAACCCCTGGAACAACCGCACACAGTTCAAAGACGCCATCGTAAAACGGGACACTTTCTCTACCGGCACCGGCTATACGGCTGTATATCACTTCCAGCTGAAAGACGGCGTGGATTTCCGGAATTTCAAAGCAGTCGTTGAACAACCCGGCCTCTGGCAGGAAGTGAAAATTAACGGCACCGTCATCAAAAACGATCCCGGCAAATGGTGGCTCGACCGCTCTTTTGGCGTATACCGGATTGGCAGTTACCTGAAAGCCGGGGATAATGAGCTGGCCGTGACCGTTGCCCCTATGAGCGTTTATGCGGAGATTGAGCCAGTGTATATCCTGGGTGATTTCCACCTGGAGGCCGCAGCGCAGGGATGGCGCATCGTTCCGCCACAGCCCTTACAGACCGGCTACTGGACCAAACAGGGATTGCCGTTATACAGTCAGGGCATCGCCTATACGAAAACTTTCGACGTTACAGACTCGGGCCGCACATACGCCGTTGTACTCGGCAAATGGCAGGGCACTGTAGCCACAGTAAAAGTCAATGATGTATTTGCCGGTATCATCACCGCCGAACCTAACAGGCTGGACATCGGGAAACTGATCAGAAAAGGGAACAACAAAGTAGAGGTGACCGTAATCGGCAGCCTAAAAAACCTGCTTGGGCCGTTTTACAACAAACCTGTTCCCGGACTGGTAGACCCGGGCAAATGGTACAATATCAAAACACAGCCGCCAGGAAATGAATATGACCTGTATGATTACGGGCTGGCTGAAGATTATGAGATACAGGTTGTCCGCTAA
- a CDS encoding beta-N-acetylhexosaminidase, protein MYLKIYACCVTFLCSSIAGSFAQSLIPMPQSVKKGSGSFTFSAHTPIRTDVQDKRAVALLAGQLPFHHKITTGKTNTPALIITERNAATLPKEGYRLDVTPDSIVLTGRDAGLFYGMQTLLQLLPAPTADIANIPCVSIEDAPRFGYRGLMLDVSRHFFTVSQIKALLDLMARYKLNRFHWHLTDDQGWRLEIKSLPELTSVGAWRVPRIDFSGNTLPPQPGEKATDGGFYTQEEVKEVIRYAAERHIDILPEIDVPGHSMAAIASYPWLCVTRDTAIKVNPGSSFAKWFPSGGFEMYVDNSLNPIDERVYQFLDKVFGEVAALFPYPYIHIGGDECYKAFWEKDSSVHQFMRQHHIRDSHALQGYFISRLNKIIQSKNKKMIAWDEIAEGDLKEDIAVMNRFGEKGAVEQIRKGLDIILAPGGNGLYFDYAQSTSEQEPSSHGGDAPAWKAYQYNPAYPALSAQELQHIMGVEACIWTEHIPDISKLQYMLLPRMLALAETGWTTAENKDIQRFANTALPAHLGRFDKAGMNYRVPAVFNYVDTTITTGTYLFEVTQPPVPDARIYYTLNNRPPGDYDHLYTGPVTITIPKGKTITLKTMVITPAGRRSIITRTVLDNSDKPKNEH, encoded by the coding sequence ATGTACCTGAAGATATATGCATGTTGTGTGACCTTTCTCTGTAGCAGTATAGCAGGCAGCTTCGCCCAGTCGCTGATACCCATGCCGCAATCCGTAAAAAAGGGTAGCGGCAGTTTTACTTTTAGCGCCCACACGCCTATCCGCACGGATGTGCAGGATAAACGCGCCGTAGCGCTGCTTGCCGGCCAGTTACCGTTTCACCATAAAATCACCACCGGAAAAACGAATACACCAGCACTGATCATCACGGAACGCAACGCTGCCACGTTGCCAAAAGAAGGCTACCGCCTGGACGTAACGCCCGACAGCATCGTGCTCACCGGTCGCGATGCCGGCCTGTTCTACGGTATGCAAACCTTATTGCAGCTGCTGCCGGCGCCCACAGCCGACATCGCCAACATACCCTGCGTCAGCATAGAAGACGCTCCCCGCTTCGGCTACCGCGGCCTTATGCTGGACGTGTCCCGGCACTTTTTTACCGTCAGCCAGATCAAAGCGTTGCTGGATTTGATGGCCCGTTATAAACTGAACCGTTTTCACTGGCACCTGACAGATGACCAGGGCTGGCGACTGGAAATAAAAAGCCTGCCTGAACTGACAAGCGTAGGCGCCTGGCGTGTGCCACGGATAGATTTCAGTGGCAACACCCTGCCGCCACAACCCGGCGAAAAAGCCACCGATGGCGGATTTTACACGCAGGAAGAGGTGAAAGAAGTGATCCGTTATGCAGCGGAAAGACACATTGACATACTGCCGGAAATAGACGTGCCGGGACATTCCATGGCCGCCATTGCATCGTACCCATGGCTGTGCGTAACACGCGACACGGCCATCAAAGTCAACCCCGGCAGTAGTTTCGCCAAATGGTTCCCCAGCGGTGGTTTTGAAATGTATGTAGATAATTCCCTGAACCCCATCGACGAAAGGGTATACCAGTTTCTGGACAAAGTATTCGGTGAGGTGGCGGCATTGTTTCCCTATCCGTATATCCATATCGGTGGTGATGAATGTTATAAAGCCTTCTGGGAAAAGGACAGCAGCGTACATCAGTTCATGCGGCAACACCATATCCGCGATAGTCATGCCCTACAAGGTTATTTTATCTCCCGGCTGAATAAAATCATTCAATCAAAAAACAAAAAAATGATCGCATGGGATGAAATCGCGGAAGGTGACCTCAAAGAAGATATTGCAGTGATGAACCGGTTTGGAGAAAAAGGCGCTGTGGAACAGATCAGGAAAGGACTGGACATCATACTGGCACCGGGCGGCAACGGCCTCTACTTTGACTATGCACAGAGTACTTCCGAACAGGAACCTTCCAGTCATGGTGGCGATGCGCCTGCATGGAAAGCATACCAATACAACCCCGCCTATCCGGCACTCTCTGCGCAAGAGCTGCAACACATCATGGGCGTTGAAGCCTGTATCTGGACAGAACATATTCCTGATATATCCAAACTGCAATACATGCTGCTGCCACGAATGCTGGCACTGGCAGAGACAGGATGGACCACCGCTGAGAACAAAGACATTCAGCGATTCGCTAATACCGCACTACCGGCGCACCTGGGGCGTTTCGACAAAGCAGGAATGAACTACCGCGTGCCCGCAGTTTTTAACTATGTGGATACTACTATTACTACCGGCACTTACCTGTTTGAAGTAACACAGCCACCGGTACCGGACGCCCGCATATACTACACGCTGAACAACCGCCCGCCCGGAGATTACGACCATCTGTACACCGGACCAGTCACCATCACCATTCCCAAAGGGAAAACGATCACACTCAAAACCATGGTGATCACACCTGCGGGCCGACGAAGCATTATCACCCGCACAGTACTGGACAATAGTGACAAACCTAAAAACGAACATTAG
- a CDS encoding DUF6528 family protein — protein MKRIILITTAAALIIFQFACSKKQGATAPPVDPPAVQKPEPYPGLPLALTNGSNKKLEIYDPTVTDWNTAEAKKWSWSPTTTLGFSVDEINRFSGGTDFKLRKGIAVISDNNVAAIITYPAGQRVWSKVISGNLHSAELLPNGNIALAASDGNWVRVYAASQGADNATYAEFPLGAAHAVLWDPETNVLWVTGQDQSNNAHILTALSVGGTDAQPELTELKQYRVTLPTAWGHEISAYYGNKNLLWVTTNGGEYVFNKSTKALTMAPTNNLTFVKGIGNQPSGQIVLVRPDANKNPRPQVSCSLNNWSTSTIDFYTAGGQWQGSRTVNGACFYKIKIVYDNYQ, from the coding sequence ATGAAGAGAATCATATTGATCACCACTGCAGCCGCACTGATTATTTTTCAGTTCGCCTGCAGTAAAAAACAGGGGGCCACAGCGCCCCCTGTTGACCCACCAGCCGTACAAAAGCCGGAACCTTATCCGGGACTGCCACTGGCGCTTACCAATGGTTCCAATAAGAAACTGGAAATCTATGATCCCACTGTCACCGACTGGAATACCGCCGAAGCAAAAAAATGGAGCTGGTCACCTACCACCACACTGGGTTTCAGCGTTGATGAGATCAACCGCTTTAGCGGCGGCACGGACTTTAAACTTCGCAAAGGCATTGCTGTTATCAGCGACAATAACGTGGCGGCCATCATCACTTATCCTGCCGGGCAACGCGTTTGGTCGAAAGTGATCAGCGGCAACCTCCACTCCGCGGAACTGCTGCCCAATGGCAATATTGCACTGGCGGCATCCGACGGCAACTGGGTCAGGGTGTATGCGGCTTCACAGGGCGCTGACAACGCCACTTACGCCGAGTTCCCACTAGGCGCCGCACATGCCGTGCTATGGGACCCGGAAACCAACGTATTGTGGGTAACCGGCCAGGACCAGTCCAACAACGCCCATATCCTCACTGCACTGTCCGTAGGAGGCACCGATGCCCAGCCTGAATTAACCGAATTAAAACAATACCGCGTCACCCTGCCGACCGCCTGGGGCCACGAAATAAGCGCTTACTACGGAAATAAGAATCTGCTGTGGGTGACTACCAACGGTGGCGAATATGTGTTTAACAAAAGTACCAAAGCATTGACCATGGCGCCGACCAATAATCTCACTTTTGTAAAAGGCATAGGCAACCAACCCAGCGGACAAATTGTGCTGGTACGCCCTGATGCCAACAAAAACCCACGGCCACAGGTCAGTTGTTCGCTCAACAACTGGTCTACCAGCACCATTGATTTTTACACCGCCGGCGGCCAATGGCAAGGCTCCAGGACCGTCAATGGCGCGTGTTTCTATAAAATAAAAATCGTTTACGACAATTATCAATAA